A DNA window from Helianthus annuus cultivar XRQ/B chromosome 15, HanXRQr2.0-SUNRISE, whole genome shotgun sequence contains the following coding sequences:
- the LOC110912496 gene encoding RING-H2 finger protein ATL78, producing the protein MSSVSNMLFQDELYHIYSRKLLLHTQINQQLIAAVTTITPAPSPSNPPSFHNNFDSNVVMVLSVLLCALVCSLGINSIIKCVLRCTSILGTEIGANPVSNSARLSKTGINKKALKTFSTVNYWHGLQLPGLGKECVICLGDFSKGERVKILPKCNHGFHVRCIDKWLRSHSSCPTCRHSLLETCQKILTGGNYSNTTSSQPQPQPQPQEQGPSDATTSISILPLQHEGVLRNYES; encoded by the coding sequence ATGTCAAGTGTATCAAATATGTTATTTCAAGATGAGTTATATCATATTTATTCAAGAAAACTCCTACTTCATACTCAAATAAACCAACAACTTATTGCGGCGGTCACAACAATAACGCCGGCTCCATCTCCATCAAACCCACCTTCATTTCATAACAACTTTGATTCGAATGTGGTGATGGTGCTATCAGTGCTTTTGTGCGCGCTAGTTTGTTCACTAGGGATAAACTCCATCATAAAATGTGTACTAAGATGTACAAGTATACTTGGCACGGAAATCGGTGCCAACCCCGTAAGCAACTCGGCAAGGTTATCCAAAACCGGAATTAATAAAAAGGCGTTAAAGACATTCTCGACAGTCAACTATTGGCATGGGTTGCAGTTACCAGGGTTGGGTAAGGAATGTGTTATATGCTTAGGTGATTTCTCTAAAGGTGAGCGTGTTAAGATATTACCTAAGTGCAATCATGGGTTTCATGTTCGTTGCATCGATAAATGGCTTCGTTCCCATTCATCGTGTCCAACTTGTAGGCATTCGCTACTAGAGACATGCCAAAAGATTCTCACTGGTGGGAACTATAGCAATACCACATCttcacaaccacaacctcaacctCAACCTCAAGAACAAGGTCCAAGTGATGCTACCACTTCTATTAGCATACTGCCTTTACAACACGAAGGTGTTTTGCGAAATTACGAGTCGTAA